One stretch of Nicotiana tabacum cultivar K326 chromosome 18, ASM71507v2, whole genome shotgun sequence DNA includes these proteins:
- the LOC107775096 gene encoding protein RETICULATA-RELATED 4, chloroplastic-like isoform X2: MPIAAAAAVNFHPTTTRYSGAFASPPSSPFRTSVSISNSVNTRVTSLSLSMNSIPNFTTTRRTFLLLSFAASGGSGGDDNFNGGNGGSGGNGRGGGGGDNEESGDQKNNKKEALMALTEAGRSLESLPKDMKAAIEDGRIPGSIVLRFFELEKSPLLAWLLQFGGFRERLLADDLFLAKIAMECGVGIFTKTAAEYERRRENFFNELEIVAADVVMAVIADFMLVYLPAPTVSLRPRMAGDAGRIAKFFYNCPDNAFQMALPGTSYTLLQRLGAIARNGSKLFAVGTASSLVGTVVTNAVLNAKKAVNKSEEVETLPVLSTSVAYGVYMAVSSNLRYQVVAGVIEQRILEPMLHQHKLLLSAMCFAVRTGNTFLGSLLWVDYARLIGIQKAHDEVPIQKAQEVES, encoded by the exons ATGCCGatcgccgccgccgccgccgttAACTTCCATCCGACGACAACACGCTACAGCGGAGCATTCGCCTCACCACCTTCTTCACCCTTCCGCACCTCCGTTTCCATCTCTAACTCCGTCAACACACGTGTTACTTCGCTCTCGTTGTCCATGAATTCTATCCCTAATTTCACCACCACCCGCCGCACATTCCTACTTTTATCCTTTGCTGCTTCTGGCGGCAGCGGTGGAGACGATAATTTCAACGGAGGTAACGGAGGCAGCGGCGGAAACGGCAGAGGTGGCGGCGGCGGTGATAACGAGGAGAGCGGCGAtcagaaaaacaacaaaaaggaagCTTTGATGGCATTGACGGAGGCAG GTAGGTCATTGGAGAGTTTGCCGAAGGATATGAAGGCGGCGATAGAGGATGGGAGAATACCTGGATCCATAGTATTAAGGTTCTTTGAGCTAGAGAAATCTCCATTATTGGCATGGTTGCTTCAATTTGGAGGGTTTAGGGAGCGGCTTTTGGCAGATGATCTTTTCTTAGCTAAGATTGCTATGGAATGCGGCGTTGGTATATTCACCAAG ACTGCTGCTGAGTATGAGCGCCGCCGGGAAAACTTTTTTAACGAGCTGGAAATTGTTGCGGCAGATGTG GTGATGGCCGTAATAGCAGATTTCATGCTCGTCTATCTTCCTGCTCCTACTGTTTCTCTCCGACCACGAATGGCAGGTGATGCTGGACGAATTGCCAAGTTCTTCTACAACTGCCCAGATAATGCCTTTCAG ATGGCTCTGCCTGGAACATCGTACACGTTGTTGCAAAGATTAGGTGCAATAGCG CGCAATGGGAGTAAACTTTTTGCTGTTGGAACTGCCTCTTCCCTG GTTGGCACAGTAGTGACAAATGCAGTACTAAATGCTAAGAAGGCTGTTAATAAGTCCGAAGAGGTGGAGACTTTGCCTGTTCTTTCAACCAGTGTAGCTTATGGTGTTTATATGGCAGTTTCTAGCAACCTTCG ATATCAAGTAGTGGCTGGTGTAATTGAGCAACGAATTTTGGAGCCCATGCTACACCAACACAAGTTGCTGTTGAGTGCAATGTGCTTTGCTGTGCGAACAGGCAACACATTCTTGGGTTCACTGTT GTGGGTCGATTATGCTCGTTTGATCGGAATTCAAAAGGCTCACGATGAAGTTCCTATCCAAAAGGCTCAGGAAGTTGAGTCATAG
- the LOC107775096 gene encoding protein RETICULATA-RELATED 4, chloroplastic-like isoform X1: MPIAAAAAVNFHPTTTRYSGAFASPPSSPFRTSVSISNSVNTRVTSLSLSMNSIPNFTTTRRTFLLLSFAASGGSGGDDNFNGGNGGSGGNGRGGGGGDNEESGDQKNNKKEALMALTEAGRSLESLPKDMKAAIEDGRIPGSIVLRFFELEKSPLLAWLLQFGGFRERLLADDLFLAKIAMECGVGIFTKTAAEYERRRENFFNELEIVAADVIFFHADLFLLPLILCCENYWAFMEAVTFAGVMAVIADFMLVYLPAPTVSLRPRMAGDAGRIAKFFYNCPDNAFQMALPGTSYTLLQRLGAIARNGSKLFAVGTASSLVGTVVTNAVLNAKKAVNKSEEVETLPVLSTSVAYGVYMAVSSNLRYQVVAGVIEQRILEPMLHQHKLLLSAMCFAVRTGNTFLGSLLWVDYARLIGIQKAHDEVPIQKAQEVES; the protein is encoded by the exons ATGCCGatcgccgccgccgccgccgttAACTTCCATCCGACGACAACACGCTACAGCGGAGCATTCGCCTCACCACCTTCTTCACCCTTCCGCACCTCCGTTTCCATCTCTAACTCCGTCAACACACGTGTTACTTCGCTCTCGTTGTCCATGAATTCTATCCCTAATTTCACCACCACCCGCCGCACATTCCTACTTTTATCCTTTGCTGCTTCTGGCGGCAGCGGTGGAGACGATAATTTCAACGGAGGTAACGGAGGCAGCGGCGGAAACGGCAGAGGTGGCGGCGGCGGTGATAACGAGGAGAGCGGCGAtcagaaaaacaacaaaaaggaagCTTTGATGGCATTGACGGAGGCAG GTAGGTCATTGGAGAGTTTGCCGAAGGATATGAAGGCGGCGATAGAGGATGGGAGAATACCTGGATCCATAGTATTAAGGTTCTTTGAGCTAGAGAAATCTCCATTATTGGCATGGTTGCTTCAATTTGGAGGGTTTAGGGAGCGGCTTTTGGCAGATGATCTTTTCTTAGCTAAGATTGCTATGGAATGCGGCGTTGGTATATTCACCAAG ACTGCTGCTGAGTATGAGCGCCGCCGGGAAAACTTTTTTAACGAGCTGGAAATTGTTGCGGCAGATGTG ATTTTCTTCCATGCAGACCTATTTTTGCTTCCTCTGATTTTATGCTGTGAGAATTATTGGGCTTTCATGGAGGCCGTCACTTTTGCGGGA GTGATGGCCGTAATAGCAGATTTCATGCTCGTCTATCTTCCTGCTCCTACTGTTTCTCTCCGACCACGAATGGCAGGTGATGCTGGACGAATTGCCAAGTTCTTCTACAACTGCCCAGATAATGCCTTTCAG ATGGCTCTGCCTGGAACATCGTACACGTTGTTGCAAAGATTAGGTGCAATAGCG CGCAATGGGAGTAAACTTTTTGCTGTTGGAACTGCCTCTTCCCTG GTTGGCACAGTAGTGACAAATGCAGTACTAAATGCTAAGAAGGCTGTTAATAAGTCCGAAGAGGTGGAGACTTTGCCTGTTCTTTCAACCAGTGTAGCTTATGGTGTTTATATGGCAGTTTCTAGCAACCTTCG ATATCAAGTAGTGGCTGGTGTAATTGAGCAACGAATTTTGGAGCCCATGCTACACCAACACAAGTTGCTGTTGAGTGCAATGTGCTTTGCTGTGCGAACAGGCAACACATTCTTGGGTTCACTGTT GTGGGTCGATTATGCTCGTTTGATCGGAATTCAAAAGGCTCACGATGAAGTTCCTATCCAAAAGGCTCAGGAAGTTGAGTCATAG
- the LOC107775097 gene encoding uncharacterized protein LOC107775097 produces the protein MSSFDKSKVISISKTILICGLILYITFIIFFSDSNCQSSQLFSSFRSKWAPFNSQSNVAQTNIATNISHLVFGILGSEKAWHNRKSYIESWWRPNITRGHLLLDFPPKDDLLPWSINSPPYKISDNVVKLVAETKHVDPTVLRLVHGIMEVFREEHEGLRWLVMGDDDSVFFVDNMVDILAQYDHTEYYYFGGHSEFILSNYWYSFNQGFGGAGFILSYPLAKALAKDMINCLKRYNYLNAADKTTMTCIADIGVNLSPLQGIHQIDLRGNISGFLSSHPKSLLMSLHHFDMVDPIFPSMDRSQSIFHLLNAANYDQSRMLQQTICHKRSSNWTFSISWGYSAHIYEKIMPRSWIQRPIETFKTWQKSPNPPHYMFDVRNPSLDPCEAPHIFFFKSIEKTPRNEILTTYIRARPRGIGACLYAGNLSAEYVSEIHVFSPAIKRIEIDRCECCDIIHEAGSNKADVKYRECKTDEIIA, from the exons ATGTCTTCATTTGACAAATCTAAAGTGATTAGCATTTCCAAAACAATTCTTATTTGTGGTTTAATCCTTTACATAACCTTTATTATCTTTTTTAGTGACTCTAATTGTCAATCTTCTCAACTTTTCTCTTCCTTTAGATCAAAATGGGCACCATTTAATTCTCAATCAAATGTTGCACAAACCAATATTGCCACAAATATTAGCCACCTtgtttttggaattttagggtcAGAAAAAGCATGGCATAATAGAAAATCCTATATTGAATCTTGGTGGAGACCAAATATTACAAGAGGTCATCTTTTACTAGATTTTCCTCCTAAAGATGATCTTTTACCTTGGTCAATAAATTCACCACCTTATAAAATATCAGATAATGTTGTAAAACTTGTTGCGGAAACCAAACATGTTGATCCAACAGTTTTAAGATTAGTTCATGGGATTATGGAGGTGTTTAGAGAAGAACATGAAGGTTTAAGATGGCTAGTTATGGGGGACGACGATTCAGTGTTTTTCGTGGATAATATGGTTGATATTCTCGCACAATATGATCATACGgagtattattattttggtgggCATTCGGAGTTTATATTGTCGAATTATTGGTACTCATTTAATCAAGGTTTTGGTGGTGCTGGATTTATATTGAGTTATCCTTTGGCTAAAGCATTAGCAAAAGATATGATTAATTGTCTTAAGAGATATAATTATTTGAATGCTGCTGATAAAACTACTATGACTTGCATTGCTGATATTGGTGTCAATCTTTCTCCTCTTCAAGGTATTCATCAG ATTGATCTGCGTGGTAATATATCAGGATTTCTATCATCTCATCCAAAATCTTTATTAATGTCCCTTCACCATTTTGACATGGTTGATCCAATTTTTCCCTCAATGGATCGTTCCCAATCAATTTTCCACCTCTTAAATGCAGCAAATTATGATCAATCAAGAATGTTACAACAAaccatatgccacaaaagatcaAGTAATTGGACATTTTCAATTTCTTGGGGATACTCAGCTCATATTTATGAAAAAATTATGCCTAGAAGTTGGATACAAAGACCTATTGAAACATTTAAAACATGGCAAAAAAGTCCTAATCCACCACATTATATGTTTGATGTAAGAAATCCTTCTTTGGATCCTTGTGAAGCTCCTcatatatttttcttcaaatctaTTGAGAAAACTCCAAGAAATGAAATTCTTACAACATATATTAGAGCACGGCCTCGAGGGATTGGAGCTTGTTTATATGCTGGAAATTTATCTGCAGAGTATGTTTCGGAAATTCATGTTTTTTCACCAGCAATTAAACGCATTGAG ATTGATAGATGTGAATGTTGTGACATCATTCATGAGGCTGGATCCAATAAAGCTGATGTCAAGTATAGAGAGTGTAAGACAGATGAGATAATAGCTTGA